agtattatagGATGActtaaattgtataaatatgtGTGCATATAAAGGAGGATAGAGCAAAATAATGGGGCTTATTCATATAGTGAAATTTTGCAATATAACTTTAGAATTATGATTTGGAAGAAACAAAAATGgtcaaatgcaaaaaaattctgataaatatgttagaaaaagtaatttataaGTAAAGTTCTTATTCAGGTTCTAGGCAAAGTGGCACATCAAATTTACGGTATGAGACTCAATATCACATATCCAACATGTGTAGTGGATTGTGTTAAATATATAGTAACTTTCCTTAATAATTTCAACCTTAATGATTTATTCATATATCATATTCTCATATATGTGCTGACTGAAAATGAAACTAAGATTAGGACTGAGGTAACTCAAAAGTTGaagaaataatttcatatgaaaaCACAATTTGGTCAAGACATTGAAGAggaaaaatgagcaaaaactGAGGTCCATATCAAAAACCATGTTTTCTCAAGAGGACATCTCCAATGTACACTTTGATATTATATATAGATAACAGTTTCAGTAATTGAGATGCATTCccaatatttacacatatatatcatatgcATTTGTGTACAAATATGTGTCcattaaaatctttaatttttatagaaatgaaaatttcaagaTATTAAGATGACACAAGTAAGGTGCTACTACATAGTCATTAGCTCTCAGACACTGGCAGAGAGCGCAATCACTTGTAGGTTTTCTTCTCTCCCCCCAAATATTCTTTGTCCCATCTAAGAAGAGCTTGCATCAATGCCTATGGTTAAAGTAAgggattcaatttaaaaaaaaaaaaattcctactctttataatacataaaaaaatgagagaatcacTGTATTATGTTGTTTGAAACGACAAAGTTCTCATTGAGTACAGTTCACGACTACTGCCAAATTatcattttatcaattttatttgcaGATAAATCATTTCTCAGCTGTGCCCTTTCTCTACTCACTTTACCCATGGAGCTGAATCACAGTGTGAATGAGTTCATTCTATTTGGGTTAACACAGGATATTCTAAAGGAGAAAATAGTGTTTGTGGTCTTCTTGTTTCTCTATCTTGCAACTCTGTTGGCAAACTCACTCATTTTGATAACCATTCGGTTCAGCCGGACACTTGGGAgtcccatgtacttcttccttttctacttATCCTTGGCTGATTCCTGCTTTTCAACAAGCACAGCCCCCAGATTGATTATCAATGCTATATCTGGGAACAAAGTCATCTCTTACAAGGAATGCATGACACAGATCTTTGTTGTTCACTTTTTTGGCTGCATGGCAACCTTGGTTCTCATCCTCATGGCCTTtgatcgctatgtggccattTGTAAGCCCCTGCGATACACAATCATCATGAACCAACAGGTCTGTGGTGCATTGGTGATTCTGGCCTGGGTTGGTTCTTGTATTCATTCTTCAGCACAGATTTTCCTGGCTTTGAAGTTACCCTTTTGTGGCCCCAATGTGATTGATCACTATTTCTGTGATTTGCAACCTTTGTTGAAACTTGCCTGTATGGACACTTATGTCATCAATCTACTCATAGTGTTTAATAGTGGGGCCATATGCATGGTGAGTTTCATAATCCTTCTTATCTCTTACACTTTCATTTTACACTCTCTGAGCAATAAGAGTGCcgaaggaagaaggaaagcccTTTCTACGTGCACCTCCCACATCATTGTGATCATCTTATTTTTTGTTCCATGTATATTCACATACACTCGCCCTCCAATCACATTTCCAATAGACAAGATGGTGGCTGTCTTCTATACAATTGGGACACCCTTTCTCAATCCTCTGATTTACACTCTGAGGAATGCAGAAGTCAAAAATGCCATCAGAAAGTTATGGCCATCAGAAACTCTGACTCGAGGCAGCAAAAAATGGAAGACTCTTTTCTAATTCTAGGATAACTTAAGTAAAATTGCAGCAATAGAGAAGAATAAAATCCTCATCCCAATGTTATTGTATAATTCTATTCCAGTAGAATGTTTGGCAAAATAGGCAGAATGAGCatgtatccatttttttttaggaCAATATTGCTTAAAATGACAGACTACCAAGTACAGCCATATTTGAGGTGCACCAACCCTCTGACTTT
This portion of the Ictidomys tridecemlineatus isolate mIctTri1 chromosome 4, mIctTri1.hap1, whole genome shotgun sequence genome encodes:
- the LOC101970260 gene encoding olfactory receptor 4C11, which codes for MELNHSVNEFILFGLTQDILKEKIVFVVFLFLYLATLLANSLILITIRFSRTLGSPMYFFLFYLSLADSCFSTSTAPRLIINAISGNKVISYKECMTQIFVVHFFGCMATLVLILMAFDRYVAICKPLRYTIIMNQQVCGALVILAWVGSCIHSSAQIFLALKLPFCGPNVIDHYFCDLQPLLKLACMDTYVINLLIVFNSGAICMVSFIILLISYTFILHSLSNKSAEGRRKALSTCTSHIIVIILFFVPCIFTYTRPPITFPIDKMVAVFYTIGTPFLNPLIYTLRNAEVKNAIRKLWPSETLTRGSKKWKTLF